Proteins encoded in a region of the Bradyrhizobium sp. CB3481 genome:
- a CDS encoding carboxymuconolactone decarboxylase family protein yields the protein MTARVVPATAPYPDKVQAAFDRMPRSWMPPFRLFTTLARHPELFERFIRGAPGYMPGMKLSLRQREVLLHRVTARCGCQYEWGMRVHYFADEAGLTEEQINATVHGDADSACWEANDALLIRLADELHDSCDISDELWPALQAAFADEAILELLMLAGYYRTVGYLANGLRLPPEPEICRPFPAA from the coding sequence ATGACTGCACGTGTGGTGCCGGCAACGGCACCTTATCCCGACAAGGTTCAGGCCGCCTTCGATCGCATGCCGCGATCCTGGATGCCGCCGTTTCGCCTGTTCACCACGCTGGCGCGCCATCCCGAGCTGTTCGAGCGCTTCATTCGCGGCGCGCCGGGTTATATGCCGGGAATGAAGCTGAGCCTCCGGCAGCGCGAGGTGCTGCTGCATCGGGTGACCGCGCGCTGCGGCTGCCAATATGAATGGGGCATGCGCGTCCATTATTTTGCCGACGAAGCAGGGCTGACCGAAGAACAGATCAACGCGACGGTGCATGGCGATGCCGACAGCGCCTGCTGGGAAGCCAATGATGCGCTGCTGATCCGTCTCGCCGACGAACTGCATGACAGCTGCGACATCAGCGACGAATTGTGGCCCGCTCTGCAGGCGGCATTCGCCGATGAAGCCATCCTCGAACTGCTGATGCTCGCCGGCTACTACCGGACCGTCGGCTATCTCGCCAACGGCCTGCGCCTGCCGCCCGAGCCCGAAATCTGCCGGCCGTTTCCGGCCGCGTGA
- a CDS encoding LysR family transcriptional regulator, which produces MNLNSLDLNLLVALDALLREANVSRAAMRIGLSQPAASHALQRLRDLIGDPLLVRTGARMELTPRAQALRAPLAQTLDQVRSLFVPDDFDAARSERQFRLMMPDLAVELLMPPLMAKITKLAPNVRIDVVPWRGPAIFTTEFARTIDLVISIGNAFTGFHRQRLYTDSDALAVRRGHPAGVKLKRIENFLDARHVAVVIRGQSDDLIDMWLRPKGIERRIALVVPGYIEALHVAARTDLVAFVPRRLIAALSKQLSLATVTPPLDPGIDEQHMFYPTRAQMDPGSIWLRNIMLGIGREMERATRKVL; this is translated from the coding sequence ATGAATTTGAATTCGCTTGACCTCAATCTCCTGGTCGCGCTCGACGCGCTGCTCCGCGAAGCCAATGTCAGCCGGGCCGCGATGCGGATCGGGCTGTCGCAGCCAGCGGCGAGCCATGCGCTGCAGCGGCTGCGCGACCTGATCGGCGATCCCCTGCTGGTGCGGACCGGCGCGCGCATGGAGCTGACGCCGCGCGCACAGGCGCTGCGCGCGCCGCTGGCGCAGACGCTGGATCAGGTGCGCTCCCTGTTCGTTCCCGACGATTTCGACGCGGCGCGAAGCGAGCGGCAGTTTCGCCTGATGATGCCGGATCTGGCGGTCGAGCTGTTGATGCCGCCGCTAATGGCGAAGATCACAAAACTGGCGCCGAATGTGCGGATCGACGTGGTGCCGTGGCGGGGCCCTGCGATCTTCACCACCGAATTCGCCCGCACCATCGATCTCGTGATCTCGATCGGCAACGCCTTCACCGGCTTCCACCGGCAGCGGCTCTACACCGACAGCGACGCCCTCGCCGTCCGGCGCGGGCACCCCGCCGGCGTGAAGCTGAAGCGGATCGAGAACTTTCTCGATGCGCGCCACGTCGCAGTGGTGATCCGCGGCCAGAGCGACGATTTGATCGACATGTGGCTGCGCCCCAAGGGCATCGAGCGGCGGATTGCCCTCGTCGTACCCGGCTATATCGAGGCGCTGCATGTCGCCGCGCGCACCGACCTCGTCGCCTTCGTGCCGCGCCGCCTGATCGCAGCGCTCAGCAAGCAATTATCGCTCGCCACGGTGACGCCGCCGCTCGACCCCGGAATCGACGAGCAGCACATGTTCTACCCGACCCGCGCCCAGATGGACCCCGGCTCGATCTGGCTGCGCAACATCATGCTAGGCATCGGCCGCGAGATGGAACGGGCTACAAGGAAGGTGCTGTAG
- a CDS encoding glutathione S-transferase N-terminal domain-containing protein, giving the protein MFKLYTAPGTCALASHIALEEAGAAYTAERLDFKNSQQTTAEYLAINPKGRVPVLVTDRGTLTETPAILAFIASSFPQANLAPEDSFAFAQAQSFNSYLCSTVHVNHAHKMRGYRWAVEETSFVDMKRKVPETMAASFALIERDMLKGPWVMGEQFTICDPYLYTISGWLEGDGVDLAGLPKVAAHRRRMEERPAVQKVLADLKR; this is encoded by the coding sequence ATGTTCAAGCTTTACACCGCCCCCGGCACCTGCGCGCTGGCTTCGCATATCGCACTCGAAGAGGCGGGCGCCGCCTACACGGCGGAACGGCTCGACTTCAAGAACAGCCAGCAGACCACGGCAGAATATCTTGCGATCAATCCGAAGGGGCGGGTGCCGGTGCTGGTAACGGACCGCGGCACGCTGACCGAGACGCCGGCGATCCTCGCCTTCATCGCTAGCAGCTTTCCGCAAGCGAACCTGGCGCCTGAAGATTCCTTCGCGTTTGCTCAGGCGCAGTCGTTCAACAGCTATCTCTGCTCGACGGTGCACGTCAATCATGCGCACAAGATGCGCGGCTATCGCTGGGCGGTCGAGGAAACCTCGTTTGTCGACATGAAGCGCAAGGTGCCGGAAACCATGGCCGCCAGCTTCGCGCTGATCGAGCGCGACATGCTGAAAGGGCCGTGGGTGATGGGCGAGCAGTTCACGATCTGCGATCCCTATCTCTACACCATCTCCGGCTGGCTCGAAGGCGACGGCGTCGATCTCGCTGGCCTACCGAAGGTGGCGGCCCACCGCAGGCGGATGGAAGAGCGGCCGGCCGTGCAGAAGGTGCTGGCGGATTTGAAGCGCTGA
- a CDS encoding nuclear transport factor 2 family protein encodes MQTALRDHQSAAVMDELRALNARFIHNFVTNDVASHDAILHPDFINIWPTGQRSDRATYLKYWATAFDPEVIVYWDVRDELISVIGDIALVRSTNKCTRRRDGSEVTGMTTYTDTYLFENNAWKCIQAQLTAVAPEHYPPDDTIVSVYIEGRLQPRAG; translated from the coding sequence ATGCAAACCGCCTTGCGTGATCATCAATCGGCTGCCGTAATGGACGAATTGCGTGCGCTAAATGCCCGCTTCATCCATAATTTCGTGACCAATGATGTGGCGTCGCACGACGCCATTCTGCACCCCGACTTCATCAACATCTGGCCCACGGGCCAGCGCTCGGACCGCGCGACCTATCTGAAATACTGGGCGACCGCGTTCGACCCAGAGGTCATCGTCTATTGGGACGTCCGCGACGAACTCATCTCGGTGATCGGCGATATTGCGCTCGTCCGTTCCACCAATAAATGCACCCGCCGCCGCGACGGCAGCGAGGTGACCGGCATGACCACGTACACCGACACCTATCTGTTCGAGAACAACGCGTGGAAATGCATTCAGGCGCAGCTCACGGCGGTGGCGCCCGAGCATTATCCCCCTGATGATACGATCGTCAGCGTCTATATCGAGGGCAGGCTGCAGCCGCGGGCGGGTTGA